The Staphylococcus sp. KG4-3 genome has a window encoding:
- a CDS encoding MATE family efflux transporter, translating into METLQTDFVDKPVKKLFFNFFFPAVLGMLLMSLNMLLDGIFVGHGVGENSLAGVNLAAPVFTLILALSLWIGIGGATNFSNYVGAGLYRKARSSFTLSLIIFVGTFFIISIIGYTNIDTVAKLLGANKDTIEPTTDYLKILFSFGWILGLQEFLSIFIRNDGRPIIGMVSLGITSIVNILLNYIFIFILGLGVYGAGLATVIGGACGIIVFIPHFFKKHVILSKFAWAWSKELLFKIIIVGFPSFFTEIGSFILIVGYNLSIASSLGTEGVTAFSVINYLHGFLFLAFFGIETALQPMISYYHGAKKNLKIKETLALAEKTGFTLGVILFIIGFSFAPWLVNLFGVHDTEVVNIAVNGIRLFFISYLFIGISFVYMTYFQSVGNVRSAILIIFIRSYVLFLGYLIILPKIIGFNGIWLSMPFAEITTAIFVIVVFKKLVKKKL; encoded by the coding sequence ATGGAAACATTACAAACAGATTTTGTAGATAAACCAGTAAAAAAATTGTTTTTTAATTTCTTTTTTCCTGCTGTGCTTGGCATGTTACTTATGTCATTGAATATGTTACTTGATGGAATTTTTGTTGGTCATGGAGTCGGGGAAAATAGTTTAGCTGGGGTGAATTTAGCAGCTCCTGTGTTCACTCTCATATTGGCACTAAGTTTATGGATAGGTATTGGTGGGGCTACGAACTTTTCCAATTATGTTGGAGCAGGTTTATATAGAAAAGCACGAAGTAGTTTTACGTTGTCTTTAATTATTTTTGTTGGAACCTTTTTTATTATTAGTATTATTGGTTATACAAATATAGATACTGTCGCAAAATTACTGGGTGCTAATAAAGATACTATAGAACCAACCACAGATTATTTGAAAATTTTATTTTCATTTGGTTGGATATTAGGTTTACAAGAATTTCTAAGCATATTTATTAGAAATGATGGTCGTCCAATAATCGGGATGGTCTCATTAGGCATCACTTCCATAGTTAATATTTTGTTAAATTATATTTTCATTTTTATATTAGGTTTAGGCGTGTATGGAGCGGGGCTAGCAACTGTAATTGGTGGTGCCTGTGGAATCATTGTTTTTATTCCACATTTCTTCAAAAAGCATGTAATATTAAGTAAATTTGCATGGGCATGGTCCAAAGAATTATTGTTCAAAATTATCATAGTTGGTTTCCCAAGCTTCTTTACAGAAATTGGTAGTTTTATATTAATAGTAGGTTATAATTTAAGCATTGCATCAAGTTTAGGCACTGAAGGCGTTACTGCTTTTTCTGTTATTAATTATTTACATGGTTTTCTTTTCTTAGCATTCTTTGGAATCGAAACAGCTTTACAACCTATGATTAGTTATTATCACGGGGCTAAAAAGAATTTGAAAATCAAAGAAACACTAGCTTTGGCCGAAAAAACCGGATTTACACTTGGCGTAATTTTATTTATAATTGGCTTTTCATTTGCCCCTTGGTTAGTCAATTTATTTGGCGTACACGACACAGAAGTTGTAAACATTGCTGTAAATGGTATCAGATTGTTTTTTATTAGCTATTTATTTATTGGTATTAGTTTTGTCTACATGACATATTTTCAATCTGTCGGTAATGTTAGATCAGCAATCTTAATTATTTTTATAAGAAGTTATGTCTTATTTTTAGGGTATTTAATTATTTTACCTAAAATAATAGGCTTCAATGGTATTTGGCTTTCGATGCCTTTTGCCGAAATCACAACAGCAATTTTCGTTATTGTAGTATTTAAAAAGCTTGTAAAAAAGAAACTTTAA
- the dapA gene encoding 4-hydroxy-tetrahydrodipicolinate synthase produces the protein MYRPIGMIPAMPTPLNEDESINFSGYEKLINHLIDGGVHCLLAGGSTGEYSMMSTEERKEVLKAAVDYADGRVPIMAGTSEHRLNETIELTKYAEEIGADCALIITPYYMQTSEEGIKNYYEQVAKATNIGIVIYHYPGATNVTLTPEFIAELSEIEGIVGVKNTTDQEHTCKVIALTKDNEGFSVLTGSEHLILPTLAVGGDGATGIIHNLVPDQIVEMYDLFKNKKDIDGALKINQRLLPLYDYVEAEPVPGPIKAGLDLIGLEGGNVRDPLVEASNELKEKMRETLNRLDYKLNI, from the coding sequence ATGTATAGACCAATAGGAATGATCCCAGCAATGCCAACACCTTTGAATGAGGACGAGTCAATCAATTTCTCAGGATATGAAAAATTAATTAATCATCTAATAGATGGTGGTGTTCATTGTTTATTAGCAGGAGGGAGTACTGGAGAGTATTCAATGATGTCTACAGAAGAGAGGAAAGAAGTGCTAAAAGCAGCCGTAGATTATGCAGATGGGCGAGTACCTATAATGGCTGGAACAAGCGAGCATCGTTTAAATGAAACGATTGAATTAACAAAATATGCAGAAGAAATTGGTGCAGATTGTGCTCTGATTATCACGCCTTATTATATGCAAACAAGCGAAGAGGGTATTAAAAATTATTATGAACAAGTAGCAAAAGCTACCAATATTGGTATCGTTATTTATCATTACCCTGGTGCGACAAATGTAACATTGACCCCGGAATTTATTGCGGAATTAAGTGAAATAGAGGGAATAGTTGGAGTTAAAAACACTACTGATCAAGAACATACATGTAAAGTCATAGCATTAACCAAAGATAATGAAGGATTTTCAGTTCTAACGGGTTCAGAGCATTTAATTTTACCTACGTTAGCAGTTGGAGGGGATGGCGCGACAGGTATTATTCACAATTTAGTACCTGATCAAATAGTGGAGATGTATGATTTATTTAAAAATAAAAAAGATATTGATGGTGCTTTAAAGATTAACCAGAGATTATTGCCTCTTTATGACTATGTGGAAGCTGAGCCAGTGCCAGGTCCAATTAAAGCAGGATTAGATTTAATTGGATTAGAAGGAGGTAATGTTCGCGACCCTCTAGTTGAAGCATCAAATGAATTAAAAGAGAAAATGCGTGAAACTTTAAATCGTTTAGATTATAAACTCAATATATAA
- a CDS encoding NAD(P)/FAD-dependent oxidoreductase, with amino-acid sequence MWDFLVIGAGPAGLKAGIKAAENGIRTKVIDEFPKPGGRLLGQLYQDNNGEWWNGIKEAEALVRKAESLNINIECGLSVYDLESKEDCWVVHTENSAIQTKHLLLATGASEKHFPLPGWTLPGTMSIGAAQVMSNVHRVKPGDNCIVIGVNVLSLSIAEELNMCGVNVKAIVLPVTHQIEEQAAKPQEVISRLMNLTHLAPSRILKILGSIGKLLPANLIAKIYPKQGIKMNGIPIKLKTAAQEIVGQDTVEGVELVDIDKEGVVIPKTEKIEQVDVVCISGGLTPLAELASVAGCEFKYVEALGGYVPVHNEKMETSISNLYVAGNITGVESAKVAMAQGEVAGLSVVKKQFDNNEIIVKQVDDAIEKVKRVRDEALIQFQPHIDKERTKLYQQSVEN; translated from the coding sequence ATGTGGGATTTTTTAGTCATTGGTGCTGGTCCAGCAGGGTTGAAAGCAGGTATAAAAGCGGCAGAGAATGGTATAAGAACAAAAGTGATAGATGAATTTCCTAAACCTGGGGGTCGATTATTAGGCCAATTATATCAAGATAATAATGGCGAATGGTGGAATGGAATAAAAGAAGCAGAAGCTTTAGTACGTAAAGCAGAAAGTTTAAATATTAATATAGAATGTGGTCTTTCTGTATACGATTTAGAAAGTAAAGAGGACTGTTGGGTTGTACATACAGAAAACAGTGCGATTCAAACAAAACATCTTCTTTTAGCAACTGGGGCAAGTGAAAAGCATTTTCCATTGCCAGGGTGGACATTACCAGGAACAATGTCTATTGGAGCAGCCCAAGTTATGAGCAATGTTCATCGAGTGAAACCAGGAGATAATTGTATTGTAATAGGCGTGAATGTGTTGTCCCTTTCAATAGCAGAAGAATTAAATATGTGTGGTGTAAACGTTAAGGCGATTGTATTACCAGTAACACATCAAATAGAGGAACAAGCTGCCAAGCCACAAGAAGTTATTTCAAGATTAATGAATTTAACACACTTGGCACCTTCAAGAATACTTAAAATATTAGGAAGCATTGGAAAGTTATTACCCGCCAATTTAATTGCTAAGATTTACCCTAAACAGGGAATAAAGATGAATGGGATACCTATAAAACTTAAAACTGCTGCTCAAGAGATTGTGGGACAAGATACAGTAGAAGGTGTGGAATTAGTAGATATCGATAAAGAAGGTGTGGTGATACCTAAAACAGAAAAGATAGAACAAGTAGATGTAGTTTGTATATCAGGAGGATTAACTCCTTTAGCTGAACTTGCCTCTGTAGCAGGGTGTGAATTTAAGTATGTCGAAGCGTTAGGTGGATATGTCCCTGTTCATAATGAGAAAATGGAAACTTCTATTTCAAATTTGTATGTTGCTGGAAATATTACAGGAGTAGAAAGTGCCAAAGTAGCAATGGCTCAAGGTGAGGTAGCTGGTTTAAGTGTAGTTAAAAAGCAGTTTGATAACAATGAAATTATAGTTAAACAAGTCGATGACGCTATTGAGAAAGTAAAAAGAGTTAGAGATGAAGCATTAATCCAATTTCAACCCCATATTGATAAAGAGCGTACAAAATTATATCAACAAAGTGTTGAAAATTAA
- a CDS encoding short chain dehydrogenase has translation MKILLIGATGNIGEVVYEELKDEAEIIPAHRNNSEYSVDITSQESIKALLEKIGEVDGIICTSGAATFNKVTDLTPEQNMVAVNSKQLGQINLVLLGLDYIKDNGFITLTTGILMDDPIKTAASAAMANGGVAAFVKSASIELPRGIRINHVSPTMLEKAKDKYGQLFQGYYPASSKRIGLAYRKSVFGSQTGQAYNVY, from the coding sequence ATGAAAATTTTATTAATTGGTGCCACAGGAAATATTGGAGAAGTAGTCTATGAAGAGTTAAAAGATGAAGCAGAAATTATACCAGCACATAGAAATAATTCTGAATATTCAGTTGATATTACTTCTCAAGAAAGTATTAAAGCATTATTAGAAAAAATAGGTGAAGTTGATGGGATTATATGTACCTCAGGAGCAGCAACATTTAATAAAGTAACAGATTTGACTCCAGAACAGAATATGGTAGCAGTCAATAGTAAACAATTAGGACAAATAAATTTAGTGTTACTTGGTTTAGATTATATTAAAGATAATGGATTTATTACTCTTACTACAGGAATCTTAATGGATGACCCAATTAAAACGGCTGCTTCTGCAGCAATGGCAAACGGAGGCGTAGCGGCATTTGTCAAATCCGCATCTATTGAACTGCCAAGAGGTATTCGTATTAATCATGTTAGTCCCACAATGTTAGAAAAAGCAAAAGACAAATATGGACAACTTTTCCAAGGTTACTATCCAGCATCTTCAAAACGTATCGGCTTAGCTTATAGAAAAAGCGTTTTCGGTTCTCAAACTGGACAGGCTTATAACGTATATTAA
- a CDS encoding aspartate/glutamate racemase family protein, with translation MKTTKKITEYGFVTSNDDAKINIKKGQYVSGFSVGILCLDECWYPVIPGNVANLSTYDFPVLTKVVPNCTQKRIHVGDPTLVNDIIASAIQLEREGAKAICGACGFFGNYQKEIAEAVNIPVFLSSLVQVPWIETGLKSNQKIGILTADKKGITKNLLFNCNVVNYDNIVIKDLRELTEFSGIVDSRGNFDNETMKEEIIQATIELLAENTDLGAILLECSDLPPYASLIQHTAGLPVFDFITMIKWIHMATAQKPYTGFV, from the coding sequence ATGAAAACCACAAAAAAAATTACCGAATATGGATTTGTGACTTCTAATGATGATGCAAAGATAAATATAAAAAAAGGCCAATACGTATCAGGTTTTTCAGTAGGAATTTTATGTTTAGATGAGTGTTGGTATCCTGTAATTCCGGGGAACGTAGCTAATTTATCGACGTATGATTTTCCAGTTCTTACAAAAGTAGTTCCTAATTGTACACAAAAAAGGATACACGTTGGGGACCCCACTTTAGTTAATGATATTATAGCAAGTGCTATACAATTAGAAAGGGAAGGCGCCAAAGCAATTTGTGGCGCTTGTGGTTTCTTTGGTAATTATCAGAAAGAAATAGCAGAAGCAGTAAATATTCCTGTATTCCTTTCTAGTTTAGTACAGGTACCTTGGATTGAAACAGGACTTAAGTCTAACCAAAAAATCGGTATACTTACAGCTGATAAAAAAGGTATAACTAAAAATTTATTATTTAATTGTAATGTAGTGAATTATGACAACATAGTTATTAAAGATTTGAGAGAATTGACTGAATTTTCTGGAATCGTGGATAGTAGAGGTAATTTTGATAATGAAACTATGAAAGAAGAAATTATACAAGCAACAATAGAATTATTAGCTGAAAATACTGATTTAGGTGCTATTTTATTAGAATGTAGTGATCTACCACCTTATGCGTCCTTAATTCAACATACGGCAGGCTTACCAGTATTCGATTTTATTACAATGATTAAATGGATCCATATGGCAACGGCTCAAAAACCTTACACAGGTTTTGTTTAA
- a CDS encoding (2Fe-2S)-binding protein, whose product MNQQSPIVCRCEEVTLEEINQTINTYQCSAREVKLRTRAAMGCCGGRTCRHMVDQIIQTYNENHFSDEISLSYRPPVRPVNFADLAELGGDK is encoded by the coding sequence ATGAATCAACAAAGCCCAATTGTCTGTAGATGTGAGGAAGTAACGTTAGAAGAAATCAACCAAACTATCAATACTTATCAATGTTCCGCACGCGAAGTCAAGTTACGTACAAGAGCAGCTATGGGATGTTGTGGTGGTAGGACATGTCGTCATATGGTAGATCAAATTATTCAAACATATAATGAAAATCATTTCTCAGATGAGATTTCTTTAAGTTATAGGCCTCCAGTAAGGCCAGTAAACTTTGCTGACTTGGCTGAGTTAGGAGGAGATAAGTAA
- a CDS encoding FAD-binding oxidoreductase, which produces MDSFDAVVIGGGIIGSSVAYYLSKEGYSVALVEKGDIASGTSSRCDAVALICDKKPGMDTEIGYRSIQLYKELAKEFSFDFQFSTRGSLYVCETEQELEIARTYVNQQRANGYDMKTVSHEELPDIERHLANDLAGGVWTETDSTMNPYLVCYAFIEEAKKYGLTVFTNEEVKEITQGPNGSVEAVKTSTKTIYTNTVVNCAGVWASKIGALVNINIPIRPRKGLILVTEKTKNIVHQKVHEFGYMLSKFEDISYKRNVSDLVERNNIAFTIEPTEANNYLVGGHRDFTGYDTSTDHEVMKGIAERATRFLPILKNVNCIRAYAGIRPWVVDHLPIISEVDEVPGYYIASGHEGDGISMAPITGKMMTELISQKPTEFNIESLKFSRYKAVDNLNI; this is translated from the coding sequence ATGGATAGTTTTGATGCAGTCGTTATTGGAGGAGGTATTATTGGCTCAAGCGTAGCTTATTACTTGTCTAAAGAGGGATATAGTGTCGCTTTAGTGGAAAAAGGTGACATTGCCAGTGGAACTTCTAGTAGATGCGATGCCGTAGCACTAATTTGTGATAAAAAGCCTGGTATGGATACAGAAATTGGTTATAGAAGTATTCAATTATACAAAGAACTAGCTAAAGAATTCTCATTTGATTTCCAATTTTCTACAAGAGGTAGTTTATATGTTTGTGAAACTGAACAGGAATTAGAGATTGCAAGAACCTATGTCAATCAACAAAGGGCTAACGGTTATGATATGAAGACAGTTAGTCATGAAGAGTTACCAGATATCGAGAGACATTTAGCGAATGATTTAGCAGGAGGAGTATGGACAGAAACCGACTCCACAATGAATCCATATTTAGTGTGTTATGCATTTATTGAAGAAGCAAAAAAATATGGATTAACAGTATTTACAAATGAAGAAGTTAAAGAAATCACACAAGGGCCTAATGGATCTGTAGAAGCAGTTAAAACCTCAACGAAAACAATTTATACTAATACAGTCGTTAACTGTGCAGGCGTATGGGCTAGTAAAATCGGTGCCCTAGTTAATATTAATATTCCAATTAGACCGAGGAAAGGCTTGATTTTAGTAACTGAAAAAACAAAAAATATTGTCCACCAAAAAGTACATGAATTTGGATATATGTTATCGAAATTTGAAGATATAAGTTACAAAAGAAATGTGAGTGATTTAGTAGAGCGTAATAATATCGCATTTACGATAGAACCTACAGAAGCTAATAACTATTTAGTTGGAGGACATAGAGATTTTACCGGTTATGATACAAGTACTGATCATGAGGTGATGAAGGGTATAGCAGAAAGAGCCACGAGATTTTTACCAATTTTAAAAAATGTGAATTGCATTCGTGCTTATGCAGGTATTAGACCATGGGTCGTAGATCACTTACCTATCATTTCAGAAGTAGATGAAGTCCCAGGGTATTATATAGCAAGCGGTCATGAAGGCGATGGCATTAGTATGGCTCCAATAACCGGAAAAATGATGACTGAACTTATTTCTCAAAAACCAACAGAATTTAATATCGAAAGTCTTAAATTTTCAAGATATAAAGCAGTAGATAATTTAAATATATAG
- a CDS encoding (2Fe-2S)-binding protein: MTTRITDHPILGKLENQKKVNFTFDNTRIEAFEGDTIASALLAAGYRKIREHEESGNARGIYCNIGHCFECRVQLNDKVVRACITSVQEGISVYSLRK, encoded by the coding sequence ATGACGACCAGAATCACAGATCATCCAATATTAGGGAAGTTAGAAAATCAAAAAAAAGTAAACTTTACTTTTGATAATACACGTATTGAAGCTTTTGAAGGCGATACTATAGCGTCAGCATTATTGGCTGCTGGTTATCGAAAAATTAGAGAGCATGAAGAAAGCGGTAATGCACGTGGTATATATTGCAACATCGGTCATTGCTTTGAATGTAGAGTACAATTAAATGATAAAGTTGTAAGAGCATGTATAACAAGTGTACAAGAAGGTATATCGGTCTATTCATTAAGGAAGTGA
- a CDS encoding sodium:alanine symporter family protein, producing MKEIIHWLNSIVWSPALVIFILGLGFLFTIKTKFVQFKYIKEMIKLTFSGSKSTAGISSFQAMSMSLGSRIGIGNIAGVATAITLGGPGAIFWMWILAFISASIAFAETTLAQIYKVKQNGEYRGGAPYYINKGLNKKGLALLFAGITMISMTLLVPGIQVNTIALSMDQAFGLQPSITAIILVILLATIIFGGVKRIARAAEMVVPIMAIGYISICIIILLVNITSIPSVVGIIINSAINPTSTFGGIIGSAISWGVQRGAFSNAAGFGSETFETAASEVSHPVKQGLVQALSVYITTIIICSATAFMILITGMYNIQLENGTIVKDNIGNVEAGASNVQMSIETLFPGFGSAFVAIATFFFAFTSLITYSYKAESSLAFFNSERKKVIKWPLIVLKIGFLIIVYYHSVNSAALAWSFGDLGFGIMAWMNMLALIFLVKPVVVALKDYDAQRKKGIDPIFNPKKLGIKGADFWEEEYYHEIEKEVKSKKYVNSTMKTIKIQKVLSYTKNNIN from the coding sequence ATGAAAGAAATTATTCATTGGTTAAATAGTATAGTTTGGAGTCCAGCATTAGTTATTTTTATTTTAGGTTTAGGGTTTTTATTTACTATAAAAACCAAGTTTGTACAATTTAAATATATAAAAGAAATGATTAAATTAACTTTTTCTGGATCTAAATCTACTGCTGGAATTTCATCTTTTCAGGCTATGTCTATGTCTTTAGGGAGCAGGATTGGAATAGGAAATATAGCAGGCGTGGCAACAGCTATTACTTTAGGAGGCCCGGGCGCTATATTTTGGATGTGGATTTTAGCATTTATTTCTGCAAGTATTGCTTTTGCAGAAACGACACTCGCACAAATTTATAAAGTTAAACAAAATGGAGAGTACCGTGGGGGTGCTCCATACTATATTAATAAAGGATTAAATAAAAAAGGCTTAGCATTGTTATTCGCAGGTATTACGATGATTTCTATGACATTGCTTGTCCCAGGCATACAAGTAAATACAATTGCACTTTCAATGGATCAAGCGTTTGGTCTCCAACCATCTATAACAGCTATAATTTTAGTTATTTTATTAGCTACAATTATCTTTGGTGGTGTAAAAAGAATAGCACGTGCTGCAGAGATGGTCGTGCCTATTATGGCAATTGGTTATATCAGTATATGTATCATCATACTGTTAGTGAATATTACCTCTATACCTAGTGTCGTAGGTATTATAATTAATAGCGCTATAAACCCTACTTCTACTTTTGGTGGCATTATTGGATCTGCAATCTCTTGGGGGGTACAAAGAGGAGCATTTTCAAATGCAGCTGGTTTCGGTAGTGAAACTTTTGAAACAGCTGCAAGCGAAGTATCACATCCAGTAAAGCAAGGTTTAGTACAAGCACTTTCTGTTTATATAACAACGATTATTATCTGTTCTGCAACAGCATTTATGATATTAATAACTGGTATGTATAATATCCAATTAGAGAATGGAACGATAGTTAAGGATAATATCGGTAATGTTGAAGCGGGAGCTAGTAACGTTCAAATGAGTATAGAAACACTTTTTCCAGGTTTTGGAAGTGCATTTGTAGCCATTGCTACATTCTTTTTTGCATTTACAAGTTTAATCACATACTCATATAAAGCAGAATCTAGCTTAGCATTTTTTAATAGTGAACGTAAGAAAGTTATTAAATGGCCACTAATAGTTTTAAAAATAGGTTTTCTTATAATTGTTTATTATCACAGTGTTAATTCAGCTGCATTAGCATGGAGCTTTGGAGATTTAGGTTTTGGTATTATGGCATGGATGAATATGTTAGCGCTTATATTTCTAGTTAAACCAGTTGTTGTAGCTTTAAAAGATTATGATGCACAACGAAAAAAAGGTATAGATCCCATTTTTAATCCTAAAAAATTGGGCATTAAAGGCGCAGACTTCTGGGAAGAAGAATATTATCATGAAATAGAAAAAGAAGTAAAATCAAAAAAATATGTAAATTCTACTATGAAGACAATAAAAATACAAAAAGTTTTAAGTTATACCAAAAATAATATTAATTAA
- the ald gene encoding alanine dehydrogenase yields MIIGIPKEIKNNENRVSLSPSGVHALVEQGHTVIVEKSAGLGSYFEDVDYTAAGAKIVNEQAEVWSVDMVMKVKEPLAEEFQYFKEGLILFTYLHLANEPALTQALLDNKVVGIAYETVQLPDRSLPLLTPMSEVAGRMSAQIGAEFLQKYKGGMGILLGGVPGVSKGRVSIIGGGQAGTNAAKIALGLGADVTILDVNPKRLQELEDLFDGRVHTIMSNPLNIEQCVKDSDLVIGAVLIPGAKAPNLVTEDMVKQMRDGAVIVDIAIDQGGIFETTDRISTHDDPTYKKHGVVHYAVANMPGAVPRTSTIALNNATLPYAQQLAGKGYLKALQDNQALSLGLNTINGKLTNKGVAEALNIKCDSEKEFIQV; encoded by the coding sequence ATGATTATAGGTATCCCTAAAGAGATTAAAAATAATGAAAATAGAGTGAGTTTGTCTCCGAGTGGTGTACATGCACTTGTTGAACAAGGGCACACTGTTATCGTTGAAAAATCTGCAGGTTTGGGTTCATATTTTGAAGACGTGGACTACACTGCAGCAGGGGCTAAAATTGTTAATGAGCAAGCAGAAGTTTGGAGTGTAGATATGGTCATGAAAGTTAAAGAACCATTAGCAGAAGAGTTCCAATATTTTAAAGAAGGCTTAATTTTATTTACTTATTTACATTTAGCGAACGAACCAGCGTTAACTCAAGCTTTATTGGATAATAAAGTTGTTGGTATTGCATATGAAACTGTGCAATTGCCAGATCGTTCGTTACCATTGTTAACTCCAATGAGTGAAGTAGCGGGACGTATGTCTGCTCAAATTGGAGCTGAATTTTTACAAAAATATAAAGGCGGCATGGGTATACTTCTTGGTGGCGTACCGGGCGTTTCTAAAGGACGCGTATCAATTATCGGTGGGGGTCAAGCAGGTACAAATGCTGCAAAAATTGCGCTTGGACTAGGTGCAGATGTTACGATTTTAGATGTTAATCCTAAACGATTACAAGAATTGGAAGACTTATTTGATGGTCGAGTACACACAATTATGTCTAATCCTTTGAATATAGAGCAATGTGTGAAAGATAGCGATTTAGTCATTGGTGCAGTATTAATTCCTGGCGCTAAAGCTCCAAACCTTGTAACTGAAGATATGGTTAAACAAATGAGAGATGGTGCAGTCATAGTTGATATAGCAATTGATCAAGGCGGTATATTCGAAACAACTGACCGTATTTCTACACATGATGACCCAACTTATAAGAAACATGGTGTTGTACATTACGCAGTAGCAAATATGCCTGGTGCAGTGCCTCGTACATCAACGATTGCTTTGAATAATGCAACACTACCTTATGCGCAACAACTTGCTGGAAAAGGTTATTTAAAAGCATTACAAGATAACCAAGCATTGTCATTAGGTTTAAACACAATTAATGGTAAGCTTACCAATAAAGGCGTAGCTGAAGCTTTAAATATAAAGTGTGACTCTGAGAAGGAGTTTATCCAAGTCTAA